The nucleotide window AAAGCTAATTGTCCAAAtgcttttggacccttaacaagtgggaggtaCTTACTGTATGCAAACTGTTGCTGtgcaaatatttataaatgtgtttcaCTTGCAAAAATGATTTGTATTTGACAAATAACATCTagagctgatatatatatatatatatatatatatagaaactgAAAAAACTGAAGCTTGTgaacaaatgtttaattaaaagtcATGTAAGCTTAATTTTATTCCATTTTAAGCAACATATAAAGAGGTGATAAAACATCTAAATTTCCTTATAATAAACTCTCAATACTTTGCAAAGCCTAATTAtcttttaatgacaaaattattagtgaaaattatttttcaaatgaatctggtgaaaaaaatgtatataaactgaAATTGAATAATTCCTAATTAGGAGCTTTGGTATAAAAACTAAAGATTTTACTCATGTTTAGAATAGTGAATTGCATACATTTCACACAACATATTTAGAAAAAGCAGCCCTATCTAGCTAGTGGTACTAAATGCAAATTGTTCACCTCAAAAGAAACTGATGGCTACACTGGtttaaataattcatattaatgtGACTAAAAATAACCATGTATGGTAACTTAGCTGACATTGatttctctctttatatagcgtTCTAAAGACTTCTAATAATTAAGCAATCCAGAGGTTAAAGTGTATCTCACCTTAAAATGAGGAATCATGAACTTGAATGATAATTAGCTTAGAATAGCATCAAAACAGGACTAACCTTATTTTTGAGAATATCTGACACTGTTGCAAGAAGTGGCTGTGAAGAAGGTAGACTGGAGACTACGGTGTTcgtttgtgcatcctaaaactcaACACTTGTATTGCCTCTAGTTGCTGACATTATCTTTGGCAGGTACTGTGTGAAAAAAAACTGTAGActactgcttctcactcagggctgtctaagCTAAAGAGAGTGAGATAGTCACCAATGGGTGGGGCAAAATGATTGTCaacttaagctgcagtcacactgtacttttctccccatagacttctattcatatacATGCTAATGCGTCAGACCAAAAACGCAAGCACctgcgacaagtttcacagttcgctgcattgcaaagttcaagcttggtgaactccaATCTGTGAAATTCCATCACTTAACTGTCTGAGatcaattgaggatcaaaacatgaccaatcgctcgctttttttaaaaaagtctaatcatcttgtttagtcCCACCTCTTTTCActgcgccgtacgacagaatttcacatgctcaaactctagtgtgactgcagaaTTAATCGTTTTGTGTTTGGACAacgtgaaggaattgtgtggaacccagcaaagTTTTTAGTgtgtacaaagagagaatgttaatcaaagtgtttcttAAGGTTTTTATGaggtgtgattataaaaaatataacacaattttaccattagaggatgtctatattcacacactgctgccaaaCATCTGtgaatataaaagtaattttctTGGATAAAACGTATTTAGTATGTTCTTGAATAGGtgagaaaataataaacatacatttattcAAGCTGTCATTCAGTAAGTTCTCATTCAATTCACAAATATTCACGTTCTAATTGAATTTAAAGCATAATAAGAGAAGTTCCAGTTACATGTTCTGGTAGTTTATACATCTGTCCGATGGTCTTCTCTGGTCTTTCACTGTCTTCACTCCTCCTGTTAATCCTCCACAGGTGTGGCGCACAGGTGTCTCTCATTAACACTCACACCAGCGGTCTATAAATATGAAACAGTAAGCTCTTTCTGCAGTGTTGTAGACAGTTTGTGTCAGAATCATGTTTACTTTTGGTGTCCTCCTTACCTGTAAGTCACATGCATCAAACTCAGTTCCAGCTCTGCACAAATTACTTTAACACTAATTAAACATGCTTAATTAAACTAATTGAAACTATAAGTTTTGATAGAAACCAGCAGGTAGCTGTGGTAAAGCAGAGCTGGAACTGAACTCTTCAGGGCTGTGGTCCTCCAGGATCTGTGTTTGACAGCCCTGCTGGAAGTTTCTTATTGAGCTGAAGATGATTTGAATGTTTGGCTGTACAATTGAGATCTGAATGGGTttcttgtgggttaaattttgttctaatgtgtgtttgagttttcgattgtttttgtttttcagtaatGGTTCTGAATTCCAGTCTGGCCTTCAGCGAAGTAAAGAAAGTGATTGTTTATGGGGGAACTGGAGCACTAGGCCTAGAGAGTGTACGTTATTTCAGAGCCCAAAATTGGGTAAGTTGCATCAACTCAGAACCTCTTCATTGAAATAGGTTTGCTTCGCAATGTGCCACCAGATGATCGTTTGATAGTTTATTTTCTTCAAGCAGTGTTATTCACTTAAACATttgattgcattttattttatgctgtTATGGCAAGATGACCaaatgttatgttttatttttccccTTTTCTCAGTGGGTTGCCTCTATTGCTCATAGTGTCAACAAAGAAGCCAGTGCAAATGTTAAAGTAAAGATGACTGAATCCTTCACTGATCAAGCCAAACAGGTACACTGCCTAAAAGAATAGGACCATCTCTCCCtaaagccccccccccccccccaaataaatgcttattttatttccacactgtaaaacccaacagtcaagtTTATCAAACAAAACGAGTATAGTTAACCACATTAACAGTTCAAAACTCctcaaatgagtaaaattaattTTGTCAAAGTCATTTGGTTTTATATCTccttacttcaacttaaatggagtaagttaacAGTACTCAAATTTGTTAAGTGGTTTCTTGCAAGCGGTTTACTAGAGTGGTTTGAGTTAGCTTTACTTTATAGGTTTTACAGTGAAGGTATGTTGTACATTAACTCTCCCTATGAATTAATTGTAGTGAATTAGTTAGTAGAATTTACTGATTTAAGGAATGGTTTATTTTAGCAATTATTAAATTGAGTTTTGAAGAATGCGTTGTacaagtgtttcccaaccctgttcctgaaggtaCACCAGTACAAGATTTAAACCTCTTCCTAATCAGATGCTCCTGAATCAACTCGGCAGAACATTTAACCGATCCCAAAACCTGAAATTAGTGGATTAGATTGATAAAGACCTCCAAAATATGTTTAGCTGGTGTGCCTCAAACAGGGTTGGGGAAACGCTGCCTATAAAGCCACTGTGGAGAAGCAAAGAAAGAGCTACAGTAAACAAAGTTAATTTAAAGCGCTTTTCACATTAATGTGGTTTCAGGTAACTTGTATCTGTTTATTACCTCTTCTGCCCCCTCATAGGTAACAGTGGGTGTTGGTAAACTGTTGGGTGATGAGAAAGTTGATGCCATCTACTGCGTGGCTGGAGGTCAAGCAGAGGGCAATGCTAAAGCCAACTGTTAGTACTGGTTTTGCAGGTCTTCAGACCTTATGTGACAGTGATTTTGTTACATGATTTTTGACTccatatgaaaataatatttttgcctCAGCTCTGTACAAGTATGCTGATCTGATGTGGAAGGAGAATGTGTGGACCTCCACCATTTGTACTCACCTAGCAACAAAATACCTGAGAGAGGGTGGGCTGCTCACATTGTCAGGGGCCAAAGTAGCACTGGGGCCAACAGCAGGTGTGTAAGGTGGTGTCCCCCCCCTCTCTTGTCCTGTATTCCCTTAAACTGTTATACGAATGTATAGACAAACCAAATCTTAAGTGCTTCTATTTTACTAAATTAATAACTTTGAAACAAGCTGTTGACAATTTCCACAACTTTTGTGCTTTAGAGTTCTATGCAAACTTCGTCACCCTCAAATTATAAGGTTAAATTTGATGTGTTTTTCAATTTAGTTATTGAcgttcttattaaatgacaacttgttaaaaaaataaaaaaaaacccataatgtaaataaattcttTTAAATTGTAAGACTTACACATACGGTGTGctgtatggaatgcaaaaactttgaagctcaacatCTCTATCATTAAGAAAGCAGATGGAACCTTATTCCAATGTGACTTCTTGCTGAATTGCTATTGAACAGTGgtcaatctcgttcctggaggtccggtgccctgcagggtttatctccaacctgcctgggtgtttcaagtgtacttcgtaagaccttgattacctttttcaggtgtgtttgattagggttggagctgaaatctgcaggacatcggaccTCCAGGAAAATGTTTTGTGATCATTGCCAAAGAAAAACGGTATCTTTagctgaaattattattattctttttatgaGCTCTTTTAGTTGCTTTTTTCATTTCAACACCGTACTAATTCTGAAACTTTTAGAAGTGGCCATTTTCTAATccaagtaggattttttttttttttttaaattcctgcAGAATCTAGGATCATTGCTCCAGCAGGGTTAAAATGAGCACATTTTCAGAAGTAGTCCATTTTAAACctctagaccaggggttttcaaattGTGTTggttcggtgtcctgcagatttttctaaactttgctggacgcctgacctccaggactgagattgttTAACGCATCAACTCTTAAAGTTTACCCAAGTGAATTTGATTTCTTATAATAaaaaaggtcttttttttttttttttttttttttttttttttctgcaaatccCGCTAAACTTTTTCTTCCCAACATTACTGTTTAATTTGCTATCTATCTAATTTGAGGTCTAGTTAATAgtggattattttattttttggatgtgACTTTGTTTGCTCTCTCCCATTGTTCTAGAATCTGTTAGTTTTGGAATGGCAAAGGCATCTGTACATCAGCTGACCCAGAGTCTCAGTGGGCCGAACAGTGGTCTTCCACCGCGATCTGTTGCTCTAGCAATCCTTCCGTAAGAAATACAAATATACAGAGTCAACTCATTTGTCCAGAATCATTGTTTGactaatatttactattttagggAAACTTTGGATACACCCACAAATAGGAGGATCATGCCTAATGCCGATGTCAGTTCCTGGACCCCACTAAATCATGTTACCCAGTAAGTATACGCGTATTTAGAGCATCTGGTGTTTGTCTGTGTGCACAAAGATATGATGATTTTCTTCTATTCTAGGCTGTTCTTTAAGTGGACTGTTGGAGAAAGCAGACCACCTTCAGGTAGTCTAGTGGAGCTTGTTACCGCTAATGGCAGAACAGTGGCTACCCCTATTAAAAGCCCTTAGCATATTAATCAGCTGTCAGTCTCCCAATAAAGACTCTTTTAAACTTATTTGTGCTGTCTTTACTAACCTGCTCGTACATCACTCACATGCTTTGTTCAATTTTATTGGGaacttttttttccctaatttttaAACTGCAAATAGCACTGTGTAATTGAAGTGACTTTTTTGATAAGACCGTTTAAACTCCCTCAGATGTTTGTCTATTGACTAACGCCTCTGGTTACTCTGTATAGATGAGACTAGTGTTGACTGGGAGTGCTTATCTTGCTGGATCTTTCTTTTTTGTCCTCATTCTATTGTAGCTTTTATtactgaatttttatttatttattttttttttccttccctcCCCTctttgtaaaaaaatttaaactgattcCATTCGCCACATCTGCGCTGCTTCCACTGAAGGTAACAACTTGCACACTAACTGTTACCTGGTGCAATATGTctagctataggagggctctaaaatctgccagagCTGAGCACCTCctcaaactgatagaaaataataattcctagatttttgattaattttttttttcagtgagttTTCAAAATAGGCTTCAAACAGAAAATAGATCATTTCTAATGCAAACTCACAGCGTTTATGTAGTTTTGTTTCTGTTAGATCAAAAACAGCTACCATTGTCATTTACTCTAAAATAATTCTGTAGGCTTATCTATcttttataaattacattttacacaATTCTGtcattacagtttttttggattgcttaagcacgattttcaaaacagggcccgtgttttttaaaacagtacacacaattaacacaaccacacacccaattagcaaaacattacagatcctttgcataattaaacactcttataaaaactatagacttatgtttaaaaaccacacttttttttaccatagaaacacacattttcatatttactatacactgtttgcacgagttacacactgctgtgataaacctaaaacacttttagcaTTTCTGCTTCCTTATGATTAGAGTAGGCTACcatcaacaaagtacaaatataaagtaaattcacGAAACACTACTCAAGAACAATGTTGCACCTTGAAGAAACTCATCTATTCCTCAACATGTCCAACATGTTGGCATGAAGATTCAAAGTACAGTAACATGTCACTTTACGTATTGAACTGTAAGTTAGACATTGTCTCTTCGCCTAGCTGGATCTGGCATGAGAATTATCAATTGCAATGTTGTCCTTAGCAAGACACCTtggaaagaagtgtcttgaatgtaCAATCTTGTATTGCTGCTACCTCCATCTGGTCACAGGCCTCCTCCATGGCTTGGATGAGGGGTACCTCAGCTTGGAGACGAAGATCATATACTTTCCACCACCATGCTGAGAAAAACTCTTCAATAAGGATGAGGAATGAGAGTATGGTGGAAGATATACATGTAGGACGGTAAAATGTGGATGTTGCTGAAACCAGTTCTGAACCAGAGCAGAATGGTGGAAAGACACCATGTCCCAGACAACAATGTATTGCGTATGATCGATTTCATTTGCTGCTGTTATGTTGTGCAATTGGTCCAAGAATGTAAGTATATGTGCTGTGTTGTAAGGGCCTATATGGGCATGGCAGTGGAGGACCCCATTCTTTGTAATGGCTGCACAGAGTGTTACTGTATATTTCCCCCATGTTGCCCTGGGACATTGACTATAGCCCTGTGGCCAATGATGTTTCTTCTACTCCGTGTTCTTGTCAGGTTGAACACACCATCATCTACGTAAGCAAACTCATGCTAGATCTCCTCTCCATCCATTTGTAAAACTACCTGAAGAACAGTGTCAGGCAAAATTGTGTAGTTCAGTGTAGATCtagtattacagtacagtaaaagatACTGTAATGAGACAGAATGCCAGATCACACTGCTAAAGTGAATACACACCTCTGCATAATCATGCCACAATCTTTTCACCTTTTCGAAATTGTGCTCGAAAGGCACTccataaatttgcttcatttgaatatatatatatatatatatatatatatatatatatatatatatatatatatatatatatatatatatatttttttttttttttaattattatttttttatggtgTGTGACAGTATTGATATTGAGACCTGATGGTTTTCATTGAAACTGGCATTTTATAgtgcttaaacacctgattgatGTGTCTACAATAAATCAAACTAGTGTTTGCACACCTGATGACTGTGTTGAACCAATTGGTTGGACGGTGCAGTAATTTGACAGTCAGTGCTTTGGTATTGCAAGGAAGTGACTTCATGAtagattttagtgtgtaatgtatgttaagtgtgtttagtgttttgaaaatcactgtgtgtagagttttgcaacaagtgttaagttgacaatgtgcttatagttgtgcaaatatgggctgatgttttgatacttgtgtgtaatattttgctaatagtgtactacttttaattttagtgtgtaagcaatccTAAAAAACTGTAATccagggtcgctacagcggaatgaaccaccaacttatccagcacatttttatgcagcggatccccttccagccgcaacctatctctggggaacatccacacacatacactacggacaatttggcctacccaattcacctgtaccgcatgtctttcgactatggggaaaacaggagcacccggagaaaacccacgcgaaggca belongs to Danio rerio strain Tuebingen ecotype United States chromosome 1, GRCz12tu, whole genome shotgun sequence and includes:
- the qdprb.3 gene encoding quinoid dihydropteridine reductase b, tandem duplicate 2 precursor yields the protein MFTFGVLLTLMVLNSSLAFSEVKKVIVYGGTGALGLESVRYFRAQNWWVASIAHSVNKEASANVKVKMTESFTDQAKQVTVGVGKLLGDEKVDAIYCVAGGQAEGNAKANSLYKYADLMWKENVWTSTICTHLATKYLREGGLLTLSGAKVALGPTAESVSFGMAKASVHQLTQSLSGPNSGLPPRSVALAILPETLDTPTNRRIMPNADVSSWTPLNHVTQLFFKWTVGESRPPSGSLVELVTANGRTVATPIKSP